In Musa acuminata AAA Group cultivar baxijiao chromosome BXJ3-9, Cavendish_Baxijiao_AAA, whole genome shotgun sequence, a single genomic region encodes these proteins:
- the LOC135649380 gene encoding uncharacterized protein LOC135649380 isoform X1: protein MMKEVVAHVYDVTNSGSEKANNTILHINRFFKDGIGVGGIFHSSIQVYGDEEWSFGFCEYGSGVFSCQPCKNPMYSYRESIVLGETTCSIFTANQILRELSREWRGSSYDLLSRNCNHFCDAFCEMLDVPKLPGQSAWVNRLANAGDAAMEVAEITAFKLQQAKAEIINASRVAYRFISGVGSNAPTTSEGPSDSGSVAARAQGTWFRNLFSNIGVKPSSSNSSFPEDFDDEEPEDKPSSSSSSSSSSSREK, encoded by the exons ATGATGAAGGAGGTGGTGGCGCATGTGTACGACGTGACCAACAGTGGGTCGGAGAAGGCCAACAACACCATCCTCCACATCAACCGCTTCTTCAAGGACGGCATCGGCGTCGGCGGCATCTTCCATAGCTCTATCCAG GTATACGGTGATGAAGAATGGTCATTTGGTTTTTGTGAATATGGTAGTGGAGTTTTCAGTTGTCAACCATGTAAAAATCCTATGTATAGTTATCGAGAATCAATTGTCCTTGGAGAGACAACTTGTTCCATATTCACGGCGAATCAAATCTTGAGGGAACTAAGCAGAGAATGGCGTGGAAGTTCATATGATCTGCTTTCAAGAAATTGCAACCACTTCTGTGATGCTTTCTGTGAAATGCTTGATGTTCCAAAACTTCCAGGTCAGTCAG CATGGGTGAATCGGTTAGCAAATGCTGGTGATGCTGCCATGGAAGTTGCAGAAATCACAGCATTCAAG CTGCAACAAGCAAAAGCTGAAATTATAAATGCTAGCAGAGTAGCTTATAGGTTCATCTCAGGTGTGGGTTCAAATGCACCCACCACATCAGAAGGCCCGAGTGATTCAGGTAGTGTTGCTGCTCGTGCCCAGGGAACATGGTTCAGAAATCTCTTCAGCAACATAGGTGTGAAGCCATCTAGTAGTAACTCAAGCTTCCCTGAGGATTTCGATGATGAAGAGCCTGAAGATAaacccagcagcagcagcagcagcagtagtagcaGCAGCAGAGAAAAATAG
- the LOC135649380 gene encoding uncharacterized protein LOC135649380 isoform X2, producing the protein MMKEVVAHVYDVTNSGSEKANNTILHINRFFKDGIGVGGIFHSSIQVYGDEEWSFGFCEYGSGVFSCQPCKNPMYSYRESIVLGETTCSIFTANQILRELSREWRGSSYDLLSRNCNHFCDAFCEMLDVPKLPAWVNRLANAGDAAMEVAEITAFKLQQAKAEIINASRVAYRFISGVGSNAPTTSEGPSDSGSVAARAQGTWFRNLFSNIGVKPSSSNSSFPEDFDDEEPEDKPSSSSSSSSSSSREK; encoded by the exons ATGATGAAGGAGGTGGTGGCGCATGTGTACGACGTGACCAACAGTGGGTCGGAGAAGGCCAACAACACCATCCTCCACATCAACCGCTTCTTCAAGGACGGCATCGGCGTCGGCGGCATCTTCCATAGCTCTATCCAG GTATACGGTGATGAAGAATGGTCATTTGGTTTTTGTGAATATGGTAGTGGAGTTTTCAGTTGTCAACCATGTAAAAATCCTATGTATAGTTATCGAGAATCAATTGTCCTTGGAGAGACAACTTGTTCCATATTCACGGCGAATCAAATCTTGAGGGAACTAAGCAGAGAATGGCGTGGAAGTTCATATGATCTGCTTTCAAGAAATTGCAACCACTTCTGTGATGCTTTCTGTGAAATGCTTGATGTTCCAAAACTTCCAG CATGGGTGAATCGGTTAGCAAATGCTGGTGATGCTGCCATGGAAGTTGCAGAAATCACAGCATTCAAG CTGCAACAAGCAAAAGCTGAAATTATAAATGCTAGCAGAGTAGCTTATAGGTTCATCTCAGGTGTGGGTTCAAATGCACCCACCACATCAGAAGGCCCGAGTGATTCAGGTAGTGTTGCTGCTCGTGCCCAGGGAACATGGTTCAGAAATCTCTTCAGCAACATAGGTGTGAAGCCATCTAGTAGTAACTCAAGCTTCCCTGAGGATTTCGATGATGAAGAGCCTGAAGATAaacccagcagcagcagcagcagcagtagtagcaGCAGCAGAGAAAAATAG